The sequence CTCTGGTTTCCAATGTTCAGCAGCGTTGCCTTGCTTTACTCCTGGAAAGCCTTGGCACTTTCAGCCCGGGGCGTAGCCGCAGTGGATTGTGCGGGGTACCGTCTCTCGAACTCACCAAGCGGGAGTTGTTTGAAGGGCGTGGGGCTGGATTCCCGTGGGACGCGTAGGGAGGGTCTACCCAACATCGCTTTGGCTTCCGTGGGCATTTCTTCATCAATGTGTTCGCCTGCTCTCTCGCACGGAGAGGCGGTGGATGGCCTGTCCCACCGGGTGATGCGTGCAGTgcttggggggggggggggggagggagggataACGTGAATGCGGGTTTATGGTCGAGACtcacaggggggggggtgaaggcgctgcaggactgTATTGTACTCCTCAAGGCTTGCGTTCTGGAGGTGTTTGGGGAGCACATCCGAGGGAGGTGTGACCCTGGGGCGACGCGCAGGGCGCCTTCTCGAGAGCTGCTCCTAGTCGCGCCCGTTTTGGCGTCCGGAGCAGTCGACAAGCGGCTCTATCGCGTGGGGTAACGTTCCTGGAGGTCGTCGCCATTGGTCAGAGACTTTACACTATTCATGAGGGATGCCTGGCAGTTGTGTATGCGTAGTTACGTTGTGACGGATGTGCTTGCATGGCCAattcgcctctcctcccttttgGCGCACTTTCGGGTTGTCGTGGTGGTCGCGGGGTCGGCGCGGCAGTCGGAGGCTCGCGCGTCTTCGTGCCGTTGTCGCTGTGGTGGGCACCGTCTTCGCAGGTCGACTCGGCAACCCGGGCACGGTGCAGTTTCTAGTCCGCTTTGTGGAACGAGTATAGCTGAGTGCCAGTCATCGCTGACGGCAGCGAGGTCACATCCCTCTTCAAAGCGGACAGTGAGCTTGATCGGGCAGCGGTTACGCGGCGCTGTgcgaggcagtggcgccttTCATCAACTACACAGGCCAAGTAGTGGGCAGTGGGCCACTCGCCCTCAGCGGCCCCAGCCCAGTCCGGTTCTCCCTGCGTGTCTCTCACATCGGGTGGTACGGATCGGCGGGGCGCTTTCAGCAAAGCGAGGACTGCGTACGACGTTGCTTGGCACCTGACGGAGAGCTGCACTCGTTACCAGGTAGCCCTCTCAGGGATGTCGCCTAGCGTGAAGTGCATTCGTCGTGTAGGGTCATCCCAGCAAAGCCAGGCCGTCAGTGCTTCAGCCTTGTCCTTGGGAACGAGGCTGAAGGGTACCCCCCCACCTGCACGCATGTTCTGCTGTAGGAGCACAgagccgccaccgtcgcactTGTCGTTCTCTCTACGCCGGGGTGCTGAAAATCCGAGAGGCCCAATGCACTACAGGCCTGTGAGGCTGAGATGTCTCTCTCGTGCAGAATGCAGGGGTGTGTTGAGGGCTCACCACGGgtcgagcaccaccgcctggtGCTGTTCAGCCCCACTGCAATGCTGCTGCATACAGTGCAGCACAGGCCGAGGATTACTCtcggcaccactgcagcacggcgcaggcagagaagcactAGGCGGCTGCGCATAGTCGCTGAATCGACGACACGATGTGTAGTGAGCTTGCAAAAGCTTGATCATGGTCGCACGTCTCTTCGCCCCAGCCTGTCCGCCGAACAGCCTGCAGTCTGCCCAGCCGCATACCCGAGGGCAGACTGCAGGCTGCTCGGCTTTTCTGCAAAGAGtaaggggaggaggggtggggtggcaCTGCTCCCTGGGATGTCACGCACTGCTGTGGTTGGCTTCATCATGGGCGCGTACATATCTGCAAGACCAACCAGAAAAGTATACGGATCCTTTTCCGCCAGACTGCTCCCCTTCTCTGGATATTGTCGCTGCTACCAGCCCTCTCATCACCTCTTCCATCCCCTCGCCAAAACACACACCGAGCAGAGAGCAGTCACCCCACACAGTGGAGGGAAGGCGACGCCACGCACAAGACAAGCGGCGGACAAGAAGACACATAGAAGTAAGCGCCTACCCATTATCACCTGCCCAtagagccacacacacacacgcacacacacagcgcgtGTGATGTGGACGGCCGCCGTAGCACCAAACAgtggaaagaaagggaagtgGCCCACAGCACTGCCGACTGCAGGTCACTCCAACACTTTGGAAGCAAGGCACAGCACAAGGCAAGTCGGCACCAATGAGATCACCGAAACGACGGCGGGGTCGAAAGGCAaagcggtgatggtggtgtcACAGACATCAACGACCGCGGATGGGCCATGGAagtcctcgctgctgcgccagcgtgtTGCCGCCGGGGCAGACTTCCAGAACGTGGCGCTGTCCCACGCGGCAGGCATACTGCACTCAGAGGCGGCCCGTGTGGATGCGCAGTTGATCGACGACTTCAGCTCCATCTTGCGCGGCAACGTCATCTACATCCACAACTTTATCTCCGATGCGAAGGACATGCGGCTCTACGATTCCCtcaaggaggagctggtcGCATCTACAGGCGCTAACATGCTCGGCAACGGCGGCCTCACTGAGTGGAGCAAGCACCACGTCTTCGAGAATCCGACCGGCATCAGCCAGACCTTCAACGACATCATCGACATGCTCGCTGAGTACTTTGACGTGGACGTGTACGCGACACGGCTGAACTACTACCGGGACGGGACTCAGTGGAAACCGCAGCATCATGACAGCCACGCCTACGGCGGCCACGCGCTTCGTGAGGACTTCACCGTTGGCCTGACGCTTGGTGCGACGCGCAGCCTTCTGTTTGTGCACGAGGCGTCGCAGCGCGAGTTCAACTTCCCGCAGATGAACGGTGACTGCTTCGCCTTCACGGGGGAGGTGAACCAGCTCTTCACTCACGGCGTGCCACGGATGCACACACCAACAACCGATCGCTTCAGCATCATCGCATGGGGGCGGCGTCGCACGTTGAATGAGCGCAACGGCGGCGTGCCGAGTagcgcggcggtgcagctgaaGGGGTGCCCAATCAACACCATGGAGGacgcggtggaggtggcgaagCAGCTCGTGACGGCGCAGCCTGGCACTACAGCGGTGAAGAAGGCCGCGCCTCTGCCTTGCACCTCGGGCGAGGAGAGCCATGAAGGGCACACCGTGGCCCTGCGTCCAGCGAAGCGTAAGAAGAACCGCCTCCAGTAGAAACACATGCAagcaggaaagagggcgAGACGACTTGCAAGGCTCTCTGTGCTGCCATCTCTACCTCCTGAACAGCTTCTCTCCTTGATTAGCGACTCCACCCCTCCGTCTATTTGCCTCTTCAGTTGGCGCTTATCGTATggcgagaggaaggagagatgaACTCCATGTATGCCTGCGCTCGTACGTCTGCATGACTGTCAGCGTGTCGCTcgtttctccctccttttcttccgcttccctcttcttcttcctgaTGGCGGAGGAAaacaccccccctccctccctcccgcgtGGCGTCATCCGGAGTCCGGCACTCCCCGCACATGAAGCGGCGAGGCCGCGCAGGCCCCCCTCCGTCCCTGCCgatggcgaggcgctgctctggtggcgacggtcGGGCcctgggcggcgctgcggcggagcgACCGGCGACAGCCAACCCATTTGCGCCATCGATGGGGGCCGGCGAAGTGTCGGCGTGACTCGCGCGCATCTCCGCGGGCCCTCGCGGCCTGTGGGTGCGGGGAACGGGTCGAGCTCGAGGGTGGGGCCCTGCGAGAGACAGGCCCGGGGCGGAGTGCGCGGGGAGGTCGGGctcgcgtgctgcgtggCAGAGAGCGGGCGCGCGAGAAAACAAGCAAGTCGGGAGGAGTGTGGCcaagaaggggggggtgtGCGGGCCGACAGCGCGCGGATCGGAGCTAAGCAGCAGGGGACACTTCCAATACCCCACGAGGGGTCAAAGGGTCCCACCGCAGAGAACCGTGCAAAGCAGTGGCTGTCTGCCAGCACTTCGCCGCCATCGTAGTTACTTGACAGAGAGCAGATAGAAGAGAGAGTAGAGAAGAGGTAACCGCAGGGACATGCGTGGCGCCATCCCccgtctcccccttcttctcttgcttgtgtgtgtgtgtatgtgtgtgtgtgtagtggtggtgggtacTTCGTGTTTCCTTCCCCACGGCGTCTGAAGTTGAAAGGTGCCGAGGTGGAGGTTGGCACCGCGTTGGATGAAATGGAGGAATGCTGCGCAGTGTGCAGAGTACCGCCCTGtgtgctcttccccccctcttcattGCCTTTCATCAGTCCTGtgtgctcttcccccccctcttccccctcttccccctcttccccccttccccccttcccctccctttacgcagcgcctccgtTTCCTCAGCACGTTGGGTGGCCACGCATTTTGGTCATACGGGCCTCGACACAGCCGTTCTCGTGCAACGCGTAGCCACTTTCGCATTCCACGTTGGCAcgccctctccgcctctcttccttcgtcAGGTACCGCCCCTcccatcccctccccacttCATCGTTCACCCCTTCCTGCACCGTCATGCACGACCAGCAGCCGATTGCGAAGGTGAACTTCGACATGCCCTCGCGCCCGGGGCACAAGGGCGAGCTCAATGACAAGATTCTTCAGCGCGTCCGCTTCATTGCTGCCCAGCTCGACCTCCCCAGACTTGAGGAGAAGTTTGCGCACTTAAAGGAGACGAACGGGACGTGGCGGACCGGCAGCGCTTCCGACAGCATCGACCTCGCGAGGTACATCGATCACACGCTCCTCAAGGCGGATGCCTCTCATGCGGCCATCGTGCAGCTATGTGAGGAGGCAAAAGCGCATCACTTTAAGGCAGTCTGTGTAAACGGCTGCCACGTGGCTCAGTGCGCACGGCTGTTGGCCGGCTCGGAGGTTCAGGTCGCGTGCGTCTGCGGCTTTCCACTAGGCCAGATGACATCCGCCATGAAGGTCGCTGAGGCGACAGAAGAAATCTCTAACGgggcgcaggaggtggacATGGTCATCAACATCGGCGCCCTTAAGAGCAAGTGCTACGATGACGTCTTCACCGATATCAAGGGCGTCTGTGATGTCTGCGCAAGAGCAAATGCCGTGTCGAAGGTGATCCTCGAAACCTGTCTCCTgtcagaggaggagatcgTCGACGCGTGCATCATGAGCGTGGCAGCTGGCGCGACGTTCGTGAAGACTTCCACTGGCTTCAGCACGGGCGGCGCAACTCCAGAGGCAGTTGACATTATGCTAGCCGTTGTCGGCAACGAGGCTTCGGTGAAGGCGAGCGGTGGCGTGCGGGACCACAATGCGGTGATGCAGTACGTTCAAGCCGGCGTGAAGCGGATTGGCACGAGCTCTGGTGTCGTCATCGTGTCACCTTAGAGCGAAAACCCCCCAGCTCCGTCATGCCTTGCGAgttgccctccctcctgctcGCGTTGATGTAGCGGTAGGGAGGGTTTCCCGGGTCCGGTATACCGCAGTGCGCTATGGGTCGTATTACACACCCCTCTCACTGACAGTACGCATCTTCTCTTCTATGCGGAACCAAAAAAGGGCCCTCAATATTCCCGTCaactccctcctctccgcgcTTACTAACACCcaggcacgcacagctgcgcgagggTTAGAGGGTGCCGCGTAACTTGTGGATAGGCTTCGAGCACAGACCCGATTAAGCGGACCACGAAGAATTACGCTCGCCTGGAGGAAGATGGAGAGACCTGGCCGAATACGAGGTGTCGTTGCGCACGGCTTCATAGGGGTCCCACCGAGCAGGGCTGGGGATTTCTTCCCTTGACCCTTCCTCTCATTTATTGCCTTAAGCGAGCCGTACATCCCTGGCGAGGCGGTgcgtcaccaccgcccccctTCCAGCATAACCGCCGGACTCCGAAGGCGctggagaaaagagagaactGAGAAGATGACCAGAAGGGGGAAGCAGGACGATGCCCTGCGCACCGCGGCAACTCAAACAGAGGTGCGGAGAACGGCGGAggcaggcgaagaaggcaagcAGCCGGTTGACTCCTTTCCTGGCCGTCGGCGGGGGGCCTGGCAAAGACGCAGCCGACACAGCCGCTGGGCACGGTTCTTCGTGAGCAACACGTGGCGCTCTACGGCGAGGCGATTCCCTCCCCAACAATGACTCGAGCGGCAGGCGggcgggtgaggggggggggcgcgccTGTCTGCCAGGGCGGTGCATCTACTCGGACAGACCCGCACATGTCAGCACGGTGACATGATCAGCGGTCTCACCAGCGGTTCTAGCGGGCCACATGCGATGGTTGAGAGCTGCGGCTGATGCCAAGCACCCTGCTGAGCTTCGACCTGGCGAAGGCGGTCATTTCCACCTGGGCGTGCAGGCGGCAGGGGTGCGAGAGTGGAAGTGGTCAACCGCCTCAAGAGCCCCCTGTGTTGGTAGAAGGGGGTGGGCCCACTCCACCTTCCCCTGCACGGGAGCCAGCCAGACCAATGCGATTGATCGATGTCGCCGGAGCTCTGAGCAGTGAGCGCCGCGAGGAGGTTGGGGCGAGAAACCAAGACGCACCCGTGTgccccgctgcacctcgagGAGACGAAGACACCTCACAAGGAGCTCTCGGGAACCCAGCCGCGCGCCGCACTCGTCCTGAAGCTGGCGTGGCACTCCGCACGAAGGATCGGGCAATATCCGAGGGTTCGGAGAACTTGCCGGCGACTTCAGTGTGCACATCACGACCCACCATGGAAAGGGTGCGAAGCTCCGCGGGCCGTATGCGACAGGGGCGCGGTTGCCGCGAGAGgacgcactgctgctgctgctgaagcggctGAAGTGTCGAcgtccaccgcagcgcctctttgtGGACGTGACGCGCTGGTGCAGGAGTGCGCCCGCCAGGCCGGTTCGGCGGAGTCCAGCCGCAACGGCGGGCTGCGGACCCGCTGACAAACCATGGGTACCTCACAGCGAAGCActcggcacacgcagagccccgagcggtggtgctgtctCTGCAGCCCCTGCTGTCAGAAGGACTGGTGGGGGCCAGAGGCCGGACACTGCGCATCGCACCGGCCACGGGCCACTCTGCAATCGTGGCAGCACAGGGGACGCACCACGGCTTCGGCGGAGTCGGAAGAGGCCACTGACTGAGCCGGCTGTGTACGCACACAAGAAGCCTGTACTTCtcagagagaggcgtagaTGTGGTGCTCTTCTACATTGCAGTACAGCAAAGCCCGGTGGATGCTCTGCCGCGCAGCCTCGCCAAGGACTAGAGGCACCACTCGGGGTGTCACGCGCCGCGAGCCGCCGACGACTCGGCACTGCCTTTACTCGGGCTTGAGAAGTCTCCGCTATGCGGCCAGGCACTTGAAAGGCCGCCCCCGCCCGTGGCAACGCGGTCTGGCGGGTGACAGGCTTCTCTCAGCTTTTGTCTTGTCTGCAGGGCTCAGCGCGGGATCAGCGCCCTTTAAAGCAACcgtggaggaagagccgctgcggagggCTTCTAGGCCGGTGCTGGGCCCTTTTCTGCTCCGCAGTCGACGTGCTGGGAAGCCACCCCCTCCGCGAAGAGCCCATGGGGgatctttccctctctctccttacTCCCACCGGCACTGAGAGCACCGACACTGTGCAATGCACACCACACTGGACACAATACAGCATGGGGAGTTCATGCGTCCACGCGCAGAGACGTGCGACGGCGGATGGACGTGATTTGGTCCTGACCACACGGCCACTTAAGGAATAAATGAAGACCCGCGAGCGTAGCGAAGACTCAGCGAAATCGGGCTTCCCAAATCTGGAGGAGTGCTGAAGAAGCGCAGGCGACCAGCAGGGGCTGGCGGCACTGTGCATCAGGCTCTTTTCacccccctcgctctctctctttctctcccttcgccCAGTGGTACGACAGCGCGTACACGTTGAGGGCACAAGTGTATGGGTGCTTGTGCGCCTcattttcgctctctctctctctctccgcctcaccACCAGCGTTGTTTCGGACGTGGTTGTGTTTCTCACTCAACCACTCATCAGCCTGAGCGCGTACCCGCGTCCCTTCGTGCCTTCGCCGGCTCAGCTCACCagctgcgtgggtgtgtttgtgtgcagGAGTATGCAAGCTGGGCACTGGTGCTCACATCATCACCTcacccgcctctctcccctgaCTTCACAGCCATCTCCCATTCCGCTGCCTACACGATGTGAGCCACGAATGCCCCTTTTaatcgctgctgcacagtgCTCACCCATCTTTGTCCTTGCATAACTTGTTGTGCGTCctgctctcccctccctttcctctccttcccttaTCCATACCGCTGCCGTCGACTAGCCCCAGCTCATGTACGTCGGTGTGTGACTGCGCATGGTCGGGGAGGTGGGCAGCTCCCAGGTATGTTCAGCGATTGTGCACAGGACATCGAAGCTAAGGAGCCCGCCAGTGTAGTCACCCCAGCATCTTCGTCACTGCCATCAAACGACATGTGGCACCAGATGAAcacgaagctgcagcagtaacagcggtggtggcagcgggaTGAGGCAGTGGAGTCTGCCGGAGCCACTTGCCGCAGGGCACTCCAAGCACAGAGTCGATCCCCAGCATCAGCCAACGCGATGATGCTGGTACCAGTGATGAGAATGCTGGGGGCCACGAAGCACACGGGCCACCGTGTCCACAGCGCCGAGGACCCTCGCCTCATGGCGGGCGTCGCCCCACTCCCGTCTTGTGGTGTGTAGCACTACCACACATGGCCGAGACCTCCGCCAACATTGTCGGCTACAGCGGTGACAACAACGCAGTCCGGGCGGACACGCGCACCGAGGACTTTGGCTTTCCACACCCAAACGGGGC comes from Leishmania panamensis strain MHOM/PA/94/PSC-1 chromosome 6 sequence and encodes:
- a CDS encoding deoxyribose-phosphate aldolase, putative (TriTrypDB/GeneDB-style sysID: LpmP.06.1050), with the translated sequence MHDQQPIAKVNFDMPSRPGHKGELNDKILQRVRFIAAQLDLPRLEEKFAHLKETNGTWRTGSASDSIDLARYIDHTLLKADASHAAIVQLCEEAKAHHFKAVCVNGCHVAQCARLLAGSEVQVACVCGFPLGQMTSAMKVAEATEEISNGAQEVDMVINIGALKSKCYDDVFTDIKGVCDVCARANAVSKVILETCLLSEEEIVDACIMSVAAGATFVKTSTGFSTGGATPEAVDIMLAVVGNEASVKASGGVRDHNAVMQYVQAGVKRIGTSSGVVIVSP
- a CDS encoding alpha-ketoglutarate-dependent dioxygenase, putative (TriTrypDB/GeneDB-style sysID: LpmP.06.1040) translates to MVVSQTSTTADGPWKSSLLRQRVAAGADFQNVALSHAAGILHSEAARVDAQLIDDFSSILRGNVIYIHNFISDAKDMRLYDSLKEELVASTGANMLGNGGLTEWSKHHVFENPTGISQTFNDIIDMLAEYFDVDVYATRLNYYRDGTQWKPQHHDSHAYGGHALREDFTVGLTLGATRSLLFVHEASQREFNFPQMNGDCFAFTGEVNQLFTHGVPRMHTPTTDRFSIIAWGRRRTLNERNGGVPSSAAVQLKGCPINTMEDAVEVAKQLVTAQPGTTAVKKAAPLPCTSGEESHEGHTVALRPAKRKKNRLQ